The following proteins are co-located in the Sphingorhabdus lutea genome:
- the gspD gene encoding type II secretion system secretin GspD, with product MKKLVYITAFIGLTFAPAIYHPIAAQNILNMRDADIRAFVQDAARVTGQTFIVDSKVQGKVSVVSDRPLSKSEYFELFLSTLRANNFVAIPMRGGGYRIQMAEGAATQPSKIGEKNAPANQFVTEIFRLKSIAAASAVETLRPLVSREGSITANANANSLVIADYADNIRRIRDLIRQIDRDSAATQIVPLANAGAREIATSLQMLAQQGAVGEGARPPVTIVAFDSSNSIALRGDASAVSRFASMARELDDRAQSGAEIRVYWLNHANAETLMPTVQAVLGGGQSTSISDNMAANINAAPSNNGANAGAASNNGASSVGSTASTASIGISNNGISSNGGGIAKRGPAIITRYEGANALIVAANSDIQRQIGELIRQLDTRPEQVLVEAIIVEIGNDAAKRLGVQFLIGGQNIPFAATNYSNAVPSILTIGGAAAAQQLSQQTTTVNGQTTVTSNSSALGNSLQEAAAASILNATGGFGGVALDIGKNAIFGSIINAVQSDTQSNLLATPYVVTLNNQKSKFLVGQEVPVSTGEALSDNFDNAFRTVQRQEVGIKLEVTPQVNSSGDVKLFLRQEVSSVAGPVSSRSSDLIINKREFETTLTIGDGQILAIGGLLNDDERRTIEKIPFLSDIPVLGALFKSKSNSRRKTNLMVFIRPTILRSRADGDVVTAKRYDYIRQQQLLLNPDAEPAIDELVRDYMGATPPINPQFMQGDVIIDGMNKNAVTTNGPIEQVELPASGGAQ from the coding sequence GTGAAAAAATTAGTTTATATTACTGCCTTTATTGGGCTGACCTTTGCGCCTGCAATATATCACCCCATTGCCGCGCAAAATATTTTGAACATGCGCGATGCGGATATTCGCGCCTTTGTTCAAGATGCAGCACGGGTCACCGGCCAGACATTCATTGTGGATAGCAAGGTGCAGGGCAAGGTATCGGTGGTGTCGGACCGTCCATTAAGTAAGTCAGAATATTTTGAACTTTTCCTGTCCACCTTGCGCGCCAATAATTTTGTGGCAATTCCCATGCGCGGCGGCGGATATCGAATCCAAATGGCCGAAGGAGCGGCAACCCAGCCATCAAAAATTGGAGAAAAAAATGCCCCCGCAAATCAATTTGTGACAGAGATTTTCCGCTTAAAATCAATCGCAGCGGCATCGGCGGTGGAGACATTGCGCCCATTGGTCAGCCGTGAAGGTTCAATAACCGCCAATGCCAATGCCAATAGTTTGGTGATTGCGGACTATGCCGATAATATTCGCCGGATACGCGATTTAATCCGCCAAATTGACCGCGACAGCGCGGCCACTCAAATTGTGCCTTTGGCCAATGCTGGGGCGCGTGAAATTGCGACTTCTCTACAAATGTTGGCGCAGCAGGGCGCAGTGGGCGAGGGGGCAAGGCCGCCCGTGACCATTGTGGCATTTGACAGCAGCAATAGCATTGCCTTGCGCGGGGATGCCAGTGCGGTTTCGCGTTTTGCCTCTATGGCGCGGGAATTGGATGATCGGGCGCAATCTGGTGCTGAAATTCGGGTTTATTGGTTGAACCATGCCAATGCCGAAACGTTAATGCCCACGGTTCAGGCGGTGTTGGGTGGCGGTCAATCGACATCAATATCCGACAATATGGCAGCAAATATTAACGCCGCACCGTCAAATAATGGCGCAAATGCAGGCGCGGCATCCAATAATGGCGCCTCCAGCGTGGGCAGCACCGCGTCAACTGCATCAATTGGCATTTCAAATAATGGCATTTCATCCAATGGCGGCGGCATTGCAAAACGCGGCCCTGCAATTATCACAAGATATGAAGGGGCAAATGCGTTAATCGTTGCAGCGAATAGCGATATTCAGCGTCAAATTGGTGAGTTAATCCGCCAGCTTGATACACGCCCGGAACAGGTATTGGTTGAGGCAATCATTGTCGAAATTGGCAATGATGCCGCCAAAAGATTGGGCGTGCAATTTTTGATTGGCGGGCAAAATATCCCCTTTGCCGCGACAAATTATTCCAATGCAGTGCCCAGCATTTTAACAATTGGCGGCGCGGCGGCGGCGCAGCAATTATCCCAGCAAACAACAACGGTAAATGGCCAAACCACCGTCACATCGAACAGCAGTGCATTGGGCAATTCATTACAAGAAGCGGCAGCGGCATCAATTTTAAACGCCACTGGGGGATTTGGCGGGGTTGCATTGGACATTGGTAAAAATGCGATTTTCGGATCGATTATCAATGCGGTGCAATCCGACACTCAGTCCAATTTATTGGCCACGCCCTATGTTGTCACATTGAACAATCAAAAATCAAAATTCCTTGTCGGGCAGGAAGTCCCCGTGTCAACCGGAGAGGCTTTGTCGGATAATTTTGACAATGCATTTCGGACCGTTCAGCGTCAGGAAGTCGGCATTAAATTAGAAGTCACCCCACAGGTTAATAGCAGCGGTGATGTTAAATTATTCCTGCGCCAAGAAGTATCCAGCGTGGCAGGCCCTGTGTCGAGTAGATCGAGCGATTTAATCATCAATAAAAGAGAATTTGAAACCACATTAACAATTGGCGATGGGCAAATTTTGGCCATTGGCGGTTTGTTAAATGATGATGAACGCAGGACAATCGAGAAAATCCCTTTTTTAAGCGATATTCCAGTTTTGGGGGCGTTGTTTAAATCAAAAAGCAATAGCCGCCGGAAAACCAATTTAATGGTATTTATCCGCCCCACCATATTGCGAAGCCGCGCCGATGGCGATGTGGTTACCGCCAAAAGATATGATTATATTCGCCAGCAGCAATTATTGCTGAACCCCGATGCAGAGCCAGCCATTGACGAATTGGTGCG